One stretch of Rosistilla oblonga DNA includes these proteins:
- a CDS encoding PQQ-binding-like beta-propeller repeat protein: MKSIAALIVLLLAGTAVAEQPNWNQFRGPDGDGKTGATGLPVTWSDTENVVWKTPIHGKGWSSPVVWDDQIWMTTASEDGKQMSAVCVDFNSGKVVHDVPLFENAEPRYCHPQNSYASPTPVVEAGRLYVHFGSYGTACVDTTKGAKIWERRDLICNHWRAPGSSPIVHGNLLIVAYDGYDNQFVIAFDKQTGETAWRVDRNIEYGTDNGDHKKAYSTAKIIQHEGRSEMISPGAVATIAYDPETGKELWKVYHGGMNAAPRPLFANGLVYITGGAHDLGLIAVRPGGTGDVTDSHIVWGKGRGMPKRGSQIIVDDLMFAITDDGIAICLDAKTGDQIWKHRIGGDFWASPLYAEGRIYGFNKDGDCPVFEASEKFKLLANNKLPETICASPAVIGNSLIIRTQSHLYRIEK; encoded by the coding sequence GTGAAGTCGATTGCCGCATTGATTGTTCTGTTGCTGGCTGGCACCGCGGTTGCCGAACAACCGAATTGGAACCAGTTCCGCGGTCCCGATGGCGACGGCAAAACCGGGGCGACAGGGCTGCCGGTCACCTGGAGCGATACCGAAAACGTCGTCTGGAAGACGCCCATTCACGGCAAGGGATGGTCCTCGCCCGTCGTTTGGGACGACCAGATCTGGATGACGACGGCATCCGAAGATGGCAAGCAGATGTCGGCGGTCTGCGTCGATTTCAACAGTGGCAAAGTCGTGCACGATGTGCCGCTGTTCGAAAATGCCGAACCGCGATACTGCCATCCGCAAAACAGCTACGCCTCGCCAACCCCGGTCGTCGAAGCGGGCCGGTTGTACGTTCACTTTGGCAGCTACGGAACCGCGTGTGTCGACACGACCAAAGGTGCCAAGATCTGGGAGCGACGCGATCTGATCTGCAACCACTGGCGTGCCCCCGGATCGTCGCCGATCGTGCATGGCAACCTATTGATCGTCGCCTACGACGGATACGACAACCAATTTGTGATCGCGTTCGATAAACAGACCGGCGAGACGGCGTGGCGGGTCGACCGAAACATCGAATACGGAACCGACAACGGCGATCACAAGAAGGCGTACAGCACGGCAAAGATCATCCAACACGAAGGTCGATCGGAAATGATCAGCCCCGGCGCTGTCGCCACGATCGCGTACGATCCCGAAACCGGCAAAGAGCTGTGGAAGGTTTATCACGGCGGAATGAACGCGGCCCCACGTCCGCTGTTCGCCAACGGTTTGGTCTACATCACCGGCGGCGCACACGATCTGGGTTTGATCGCCGTCCGCCCCGGCGGCACCGGCGACGTCACCGACTCCCACATCGTCTGGGGCAAGGGGCGTGGAATGCCCAAACGCGGATCGCAGATCATCGTCGACGACCTGATGTTTGCGATCACCGACGACGGGATCGCGATCTGCTTGGACGCCAAGACGGGCGACCAAATCTGGAAACATCGCATAGGCGGCGACTTCTGGGCCTCGCCGCTGTACGCCGAAGGTCGCATCTACGGCTTCAACAAAGATGGCGACTGCCCCGTGTTCGAAGCGAGCGAAAAATTCAAACTGCTGGCCAACAACAAGCTGCCCGAGACGATCTGCGCATCGCCCGCGGTGATCGGCAACAGCTTGATCATCCGCACGCAGTCGCACCTGTACCGGATCGAAAAATAG
- a CDS encoding DUF4870 domain-containing protein, whose amino-acid sequence MNANTIAMACHLCGLLGYLANGLGSIFGPLVVWILKKDEMPFVDAHGKEALNFNISVMLYGIALVAATFLTFGFGIFLTAPLGLGLVVFHVYFAIRAALAANEGEMYRYPFTLRLLK is encoded by the coding sequence ATGAATGCAAATACTATCGCCATGGCATGTCATTTATGTGGCCTGTTGGGCTACCTGGCCAATGGTCTGGGCAGCATCTTTGGGCCGTTGGTCGTGTGGATCCTGAAGAAGGATGAGATGCCGTTTGTCGACGCGCATGGCAAGGAGGCGTTGAACTTCAACATCTCGGTGATGCTGTATGGGATCGCGCTGGTCGCCGCCACCTTTCTGACCTTTGGTTTTGGGATCTTTTTGACAGCTCCGTTGGGCCTGGGGCTGGTCGTCTTCCACGTCTACTTCGCAATCCGAGCCGCCTTGGCTGCGAACGAGGGAGAGATGTATCGCTATCCCTTCACGCTGCGACTGTTGAAGTAA
- a CDS encoding DUF1559 domain-containing protein — MNNTRRAGFTLVELLVVIAIIGILVGLLLPAVQQAREAARRMQCKNRLKQIALALHNYADTYRETMIPYVVEDQARINYLATYSGAQGKAQFWFGTVDYDQPDPNQQLDYTQGPLAPFIETSYTSFQCPDFGPGQMDTVKYGFPASGFGFNGYNLSRSSGVDWLPPTYAAVPNPEPMVRRFAEVRSMSATVAFADSAQVKLVSFSPPAYSFEENWLLDPPSHNFPNVHFRHHGAANVAFLDGHVESRQRHFKIDVPGTNYMSSEQAALIDEKKLGYVSDGHLDDPALQDELYDRE, encoded by the coding sequence ATGAACAACACGCGCCGCGCCGGCTTCACGCTGGTCGAACTGCTGGTCGTGATCGCAATCATCGGCATCTTAGTTGGATTGCTGTTACCCGCCGTGCAACAAGCCCGTGAAGCAGCTCGCCGCATGCAGTGCAAGAACCGGCTGAAACAGATCGCATTGGCGCTGCATAATTATGCCGACACCTACCGCGAGACGATGATTCCGTACGTCGTCGAAGATCAAGCGCGGATCAATTACTTGGCGACCTACTCGGGAGCTCAGGGCAAGGCACAGTTCTGGTTCGGAACCGTCGACTACGACCAACCCGATCCGAACCAACAACTCGATTACACCCAAGGCCCTTTGGCCCCGTTCATCGAGACAAGTTACACATCGTTCCAATGCCCCGACTTTGGCCCCGGCCAGATGGACACTGTGAAATACGGTTTCCCCGCGTCGGGCTTTGGATTCAACGGCTACAACCTCTCGCGGTCCTCGGGGGTCGATTGGTTGCCGCCAACTTACGCCGCGGTCCCCAATCCCGAACCGATGGTCCGCCGTTTTGCCGAGGTCCGTTCGATGAGTGCAACAGTCGCTTTTGCCGACAGCGCCCAAGTCAAACTTGTCTCCTTCTCGCCGCCAGCTTACAGCTTTGAAGAGAACTGGTTGTTGGACCCTCCCAGCCACAACTTCCCCAACGTTCACTTCCGCCATCACGGCGCAGCGAACGTTGCCTTCCTGGACGGACACGTCGAATCGCGGCAGCGACATTTCAAGATCGATGTCCCTGGCACCAACTACATGTCATCCGAACAAGCTGCACTGATCGACGAGAAAAAGCTGGGCTATGTCAGCGACGGACACTTGGACGATCCTGCGTTGCAAGACGAACTGTACGATCGCGAGTAG
- a CDS encoding DUF58 domain-containing protein: protein MSAESYLKPEVLNQIKRLDLRAQMVVRGFLQGLHASPYHGFSVEFSEHRRYSKGDDPKTIDWLVYAKTDKYYVKRYESETNLTGYLMMDLSRSMGFTHRQQFSKFEYSICLAASLCYLMIMQQDPVGLLTFSDKLRANLPARSRRSQVTDLLAQLSRLKPEGETDLGDSLHRVAAMLPHRSLLMIFSDLLGDPEPVYRALAQLRHAGHDVILFHILDESEVHFPYDGPVEFEDPETGQKMPVDATEIRQDYLEAIEEFREGYRERCSKLRVDYVPLDTSMPFDKALTEYLASRQSRF from the coding sequence ATGTCCGCCGAAAGCTATCTGAAGCCGGAAGTTCTGAACCAGATCAAGCGTCTGGATCTACGCGCTCAGATGGTCGTTCGCGGTTTTTTGCAGGGCTTGCACGCCAGCCCGTACCACGGGTTTTCGGTCGAGTTCAGCGAGCATCGCCGCTACAGCAAAGGGGACGACCCCAAGACGATCGATTGGCTGGTCTACGCCAAGACCGACAAGTATTACGTCAAACGATACGAATCGGAAACGAATCTGACCGGCTATCTGATGATGGACCTCAGTCGTTCGATGGGGTTTACGCATCGCCAGCAGTTTTCGAAGTTTGAGTATTCGATCTGCCTAGCCGCCTCGCTCTGCTATCTTATGATCATGCAGCAGGATCCGGTGGGGCTGCTGACGTTCAGCGACAAGTTGCGAGCGAATCTGCCGGCGCGCAGTCGTCGCAGCCAGGTGACCGATCTGTTAGCCCAGTTGTCGCGCTTGAAGCCCGAGGGGGAGACCGACCTCGGCGACAGCTTGCACCGCGTCGCGGCGATGTTGCCGCACCGCAGCCTGTTGATGATCTTTTCCGATCTGCTGGGCGATCCCGAGCCGGTTTATCGAGCCCTTGCGCAATTGCGACACGCCGGGCACGACGTGATCCTGTTTCACATCTTGGACGAATCCGAAGTCCATTTCCCGTACGATGGGCCTGTCGAATTCGAGGATCCCGAAACGGGACAGAAGATGCCTGTCGACGCGACCGAGATCCGCCAGGATTACCTGGAAGCGATCGAAGAGTTTCGCGAAGGCTATCGCGAGCGGTGCAGCAAGTTGCGAGTCGATTACGTGCCGCTGGACACCAGCATGCCCTTCGACAAAGCCCTCACGGAATACCTCGCCAGCCGCCAATCGCGGTTTTAG
- a CDS encoding AAA family ATPase, whose translation MNTPTNKPRNLGDVLREFAQHQQTMRQELSKVIVGQNEVVEQLLAAIFTRGHCLLEGVPGLAKTLMVSTLAKILDVDFKRVQFTPDLMPSDITGTNVMEEDPNGRREFRFMEGPIFTNVLLADEINRTPPKTQAALLQAMQEREVSVGNTTYSLPDPFFTIATQNPVEQEGTYPLPEAQLDRFMFNIKVDYPSAAEEEQILTNSTRGEIVVPNKVLSGRAILNVQKLVQSVAVSPYAIKYASMLVRATRPRDPSAPDYIKEMVDWGAGPRAGQFLINGGKAIAAMDGRFSVDIDDMRHVAVPILRHRVSTNFQAQAEGVTTDDLVARLIKDVPVPEAPKFAQ comes from the coding sequence ATGAACACTCCGACCAACAAGCCACGCAACCTGGGCGACGTGCTGCGAGAATTCGCGCAGCATCAACAGACGATGCGGCAAGAATTGAGCAAGGTGATCGTGGGGCAGAACGAGGTTGTCGAGCAATTGCTGGCGGCGATCTTCACCCGCGGCCACTGTCTGTTAGAAGGTGTCCCCGGTCTGGCTAAGACGCTGATGGTCAGCACGCTGGCGAAGATCTTGGACGTCGATTTCAAGCGGGTTCAATTTACTCCCGACCTGATGCCGTCGGACATCACCGGCACCAACGTGATGGAAGAGGATCCCAACGGCCGCCGCGAGTTCCGCTTTATGGAAGGCCCGATCTTCACTAACGTCTTGTTGGCCGACGAGATCAACCGGACTCCGCCCAAGACCCAAGCGGCGCTGCTGCAAGCGATGCAGGAACGCGAGGTCAGTGTCGGTAATACGACTTACAGTCTGCCCGATCCGTTTTTCACGATCGCCACGCAGAACCCTGTCGAGCAAGAGGGAACGTATCCGCTGCCCGAAGCTCAACTGGATCGCTTCATGTTCAACATCAAAGTCGACTATCCGTCGGCGGCTGAGGAGGAGCAGATCCTGACCAACTCCACCCGCGGCGAGATCGTGGTACCGAACAAGGTCCTGTCGGGGCGGGCGATTCTGAACGTGCAGAAGTTGGTGCAAAGCGTGGCGGTCAGCCCGTATGCGATCAAATACGCATCGATGTTGGTCCGCGCCACGCGGCCTCGCGATCCGTCGGCTCCCGATTACATCAAGGAGATGGTCGACTGGGGGGCTGGTCCGCGGGCCGGTCAGTTTTTGATCAACGGTGGCAAAGCGATCGCCGCGATGGATGGACGCTTCAGCGTCGACATCGACGATATGCGGCACGTGGCAGTTCCGATCCTGCGGCACCGCGTCAGTACGAACTTCCAGGCCCAGGCCGAAGGGGTAACGACCGACGACTTGGTCGCTCGACTGATCAAAGACGTCCCCGTTCCCGAAGCCCCCAAGTTCGCTCAATGA
- a CDS encoding class I SAM-dependent methyltransferase, translating to MPLIEIDLPIDLDREPPQATIDWLQRASDRIQRFQDRWDRAPIEQFVASDFELVHQSLDLIRSQRIVSGNRFCEWGCGFAVVSCLADELGWDVIGIEAEADLIVEARRTIADLQASVELWHGNFLPDGSERLADDLGLPSLGHSEDSVYPEIGLYVDDFDLIFAYPWPGEGDFLETVFEKYAENGACFLTFCGPYDMRLVRKVPR from the coding sequence GTGCCTCTGATAGAAATCGACCTGCCGATCGATCTGGACCGCGAGCCCCCGCAGGCGACGATCGATTGGCTGCAGCGAGCCAGCGATCGAATCCAGCGTTTTCAAGATCGTTGGGATCGCGCGCCGATCGAACAGTTTGTCGCCTCCGATTTTGAACTGGTCCACCAGTCGCTCGACCTGATCCGCAGTCAGCGGATCGTCTCGGGGAATCGCTTCTGCGAATGGGGCTGCGGGTTTGCTGTCGTCAGCTGCCTGGCGGACGAACTGGGCTGGGACGTGATCGGGATCGAAGCCGAAGCCGATCTGATCGTCGAGGCGCGGCGGACGATCGCCGACCTGCAAGCATCGGTCGAATTGTGGCACGGAAACTTTCTGCCCGACGGCAGCGAGCGACTGGCCGATGACCTGGGGCTACCCTCGCTGGGGCATTCCGAGGATAGTGTGTATCCAGAAATTGGTTTGTATGTGGATGACTTCGATCTGATCTTCGCCTACCCTTGGCCGGGAGAAGGCGACTTTTTAGAGACGGTGTTTGAAAAGTACGCCGAAAACGGGGCCTGCTTTTTAACCTTTTGCGGCCCCTACGACATGAGACTCGTTCGCAAAGTGCCCAGATAA
- a CDS encoding sugar phosphate isomerase/epimerase family protein produces MAAKMGAGAVEIDARTELRPAELTDTGVRQFRKMLDDLNLRISSIRFQTRRGYDVVDDLDRRVEATKQTLRMAFRLGTDVVVNQIGQVPSDPESAAWDHLRCVLDDINRYGAHIGAFLTPETGTEDGADLLRLLDANEESFTPVAFNPGNLIINRFSAGEALRVLGDRVRLICARDGVQDLAAGRGIEVPLGQGLADFHDILGYMENYHYQGWVVVQRSGAADPIAEIADAVGYLANM; encoded by the coding sequence ATGGCGGCAAAGATGGGAGCCGGTGCTGTCGAAATCGACGCCAGAACCGAGCTGCGTCCAGCCGAACTAACCGATACAGGTGTTCGGCAGTTCCGGAAGATGCTGGATGATCTGAATTTGCGGATTAGTTCGATCCGTTTTCAAACCCGCCGCGGCTACGACGTCGTCGACGATCTGGACCGCCGCGTCGAAGCGACCAAGCAGACGTTGCGGATGGCGTTCCGGTTGGGGACCGATGTTGTCGTCAACCAAATCGGCCAAGTTCCCAGCGATCCCGAGAGCGCCGCTTGGGATCATCTCCGCTGCGTTTTGGATGATATCAATCGCTATGGCGCGCACATCGGTGCCTTCTTGACTCCCGAAACGGGGACCGAAGATGGAGCGGATCTGTTGCGGTTGTTGGATGCCAACGAGGAGTCGTTTACGCCGGTCGCCTTCAATCCTGGCAACCTGATCATCAACCGCTTCTCCGCCGGCGAAGCCCTCCGCGTTTTGGGCGATCGGGTTCGATTGATCTGCGCTCGCGATGGGGTTCAGGATCTGGCGGCGGGTCGCGGAATCGAAGTTCCTCTTGGTCAGGGGCTTGCCGATTTTCACGACATCCTCGGCTACATGGAAAACTATCACTATCAAGGTTGGGTCGTGGTGCAACGCAGCGGCGCCGCCGATCCAATCGCCGAGATCGCCGACGCCGTCGGTTATCTGGCCAATATGTAA